From Odontesthes bonariensis isolate fOdoBon6 chromosome 21, fOdoBon6.hap1, whole genome shotgun sequence, a single genomic window includes:
- the cldnk gene encoding claudin k, with the protein MATTGMQLLGLIMSIVGWVGGAIVCAIPLWRVTAFIGNNIVTAQIIWEGLWMTCIVQSTGQIQCKVYDSLLALPSDMQAARGLTVFSILICGLALALGVLGVKCTKCIGINSLKARIARIAGALFAIAGFLYLVPVCWTAHSIIRDFYDPHVAAPHKRELGPALYVGWGASALLLIGGSLLYAGSSPPGMPGSPTFSSGESSPRRAPATQVKGYV; encoded by the coding sequence ATGGCAACCACGGGCATGCAGTTGCTGGGCCTGATCATGTCCATCGTGGGCTGGGTGGGTGGGGCAATAGTGTGTGCTATCCCCCTGTGGCGGGTCACTGCGTTCATCGGTAACAACATAGTGACAGCTCAGATCATTTGGGAGGGCCTTTGGATGACTTGCATAGTGCAGAGCACAGGTCAGATCCAGTGTAAGGTATATGATAGTTTGCTGGCTCTGCCCAGTGATATGCAGGCTGCCCGAGGCCTTACCGTGTTCTCCATCCTGATCTGTGgcctggctctggctctggggGTCCTTGGAGTCAAGTGCACTAAATGCATAGGCATAAACAGCCTCAAGGCCCGTATTGCTCGTATAGCTGGCGCCCTTTTTGCCATTGCAGGGTTCCTTTACCTTGTGCCTGTCTGTTGGACTGCCCACTCCATCATCAGGGATTTCTATGACCCACACGTGGCGGCTCCACACAAGCGCGAGCTTGGCCCTGCACTTTATGTCGGCTGGGGGGCATCAGCCTTGCTTCTTATTGGGGGATCTCTGCTCTATGCGGGGTCAAGTCCCCCTGGCATGCCAGGTTCTCCCACCTTCAGCAGTGGAGAAAGTAGTCCCCGCAGGGCACCTGCCACACAAGTCAAAGGCTACGTCTGA
- the btr02 gene encoding bloodthirsty-related gene family, member 2, translating into MASTISILPEKHLLCSLCRDIFTNPVTTPCGHSFCLSCLCQYWSRHLSRYCPDCRRVFTDRPDLSVNRVLADVSDNYKKTRPQKPPDEEMVIDVEQMIQERLQKIERLKYSLELQKSSFLREVRESQKVFSALVSAMEKSHKAVVAVIEEKQKEEETRVETLVKVIKQEIQELRRETNESDLQVPVDQSDDPKQIVMPSEMKDWSKVTIETDPCVGVTRRALSDILEKIKIEANRLAKTELKRIEKYTVDVSISAKTAHPFLSVSDDRKQVRHTDKLQEVPDHPKRFDRVANVLAKDSFSSGRCYWEVEVGNKIEWNLGVARQSINRKGKFTVCPANGFWTLSLKAGGQYIANTSPVTTVALENRPRKLGVFLDYTEGRVSFYCAESGVHIYTFTDKFPDRIHPFFSPGRLHGGKNAAPLIISSSFCSI; encoded by the exons ATGGCCTCTACCATCAGCATCCTCCCGGAGAAGCACTTGTTGTGCTCTCTGTGCAGAGACATCTTCACCAACCCAGTGACTACACCTTGTGGACACAGCTTCTGTTTGTCCTGTCTCTGCCAGTACTGGTCACGCCACCTGTCCAGGTACTGCCCCGACTGTAGGAGAGTGTTTACTGACAGGCCCGACCTCAGTGTCAACCGCGTTCTGGCGGATGTCTCGGACAACTACAAGAAGACTCGACCTCAGAAACCACCTGATGAAGAGATG GTTATAGATGTAGAGCAAATGATTCAGGAGAGGCTGCAGAAGATAGAAAGGCTGAAATACTCTCTTGAGCTTCAAAAG AGCTCTTTCCTCCGTGAGGTGCGGGAGAGTCAGAAGGTCTTCTCTGCTCTTGTAAGCGCTATGGAGAAGAGTCACAAGGCAGTTGTTGCCGTCATAGAGGAGAAACAGAAAGAAGAGGAGACTAGGGTAGAAACACTTGTAAAAGTGATCAAACAGGAGATCCAGGAGCTGAGGAGGGAAACCAATGAATCTGATCTTCAGGTTCCTGTTGATCAAAGTGATGACCCGAAGCAAATTGTCATG CCCTCTGAGATGAAGGACTGGTCCAAGGTTACCATAGAAACAGACCCTTGTGTTGGGGTCACCAGAAGAGCATTGTCAGACATCctggaaaaaataaagataGAGGCCAACAGACTCGCAAAAACTG AACTTAAAAGAATAGAGAAATACACAG TTGATGTCAGCATAAGTGCCAAGACAGCCCACCCTTTCCTCTCTGTCTCAGATGACAGAAAACAGGTGAGGCACACTGACAAGCTTCAAGAGGTACCAGATCATCCCAAGCGCTTTGACCGGGTGGCCAATGTGCTGGCCAAAGACAGCTTCAGCAGTGGGAGGTGCTATTGGGAAGTGGAAGTTGGGAATAAGATTGAATGGAACCTGGGTGTTGCGAGACAGTCCATAAACAGGAAAGGCAAGTTCACCGTCTGCCCCGCTAATGGTTTCTGGACATTAAGCCTGAAGGCTGGAGGCCAGTACATTGCCAACACCTCTCCAGTCACCACCGTGGCTCTTGAGAATCGACCCAGGAAGCTGGGTGTCTTCTTGGATTACACAGAAGGACGTGTGTCCTTCTACTGCGCAGAGTCTGGAGTCCACATTTACACCTTTACAGATAAATTCCCTGACAGAATTCATCCGTTCTTCAGTCCTGGTCGCTTGCACGGTGGCAAAAATGCGGCTCCCTTAATCATCTCTTCTAGTTTTTGCAGCATCTGA
- the rsad1 gene encoding radical S-adenosyl methionine domain-containing protein 1, mitochondrial, with protein sequence MIKRTFRAASRVLSPGLRHYCGGEVTEDVSEWAASPHLTKQASLYVHWPYCLRRCSYCNFNKYIPKENNDHIMTECLQRETETMLQLSQVSRVSSVFFGGGTPSLAHPSTIAAVLETVSKLASLSDEAEVTLEVNPTPMGMSRLEDYLSAGVNRFSIGVQSLQDEDLKSLGRDHSSREALQTIEEARRLCPGRVSVDVMFGRPKQTAESWVHELSELLRVCDDHVSLYQLTLERGTQLFKQVQCEQVTLPDEEVTAEMYQCARETLHQHGFMQYEVSNFARHNSVSRHNLGYWKGEQYIGVGPGAHGRFVPLGEGGVVREARTQTLEPDVWIREVQQRGHGTRRRIQLSHLELLEEVLAMGMRMTKGINHEHWELFSPQLGLREIFGSSMDVKELLQNKQLILDDRGLRCSWTGLALLDSILPILLLELERHISPLENLSLSADGKTKKMSDPR encoded by the exons ATGATAAAACGCACGTTTCGCGCGGCCAGTCGTGTCCTCTCTCCCGGTCTGCGCCACTACTGTGGTGGAGAAGTGACTGAAGACGTGTCTGAGTGGGCAGCCTCCCCACATCTCACTAAGCAGGCGTCTTTATATGTGCAC TGGCCTTACTGTCTCAGAAGATGTTCCTACTGCAATTTTAACAAGTATATACCCAAAGAGAACAATGACCACATCATGACTGAGTGCCTTCAGAGGGAAACTGAGACAATGCTGCAGCTCAGTCAGGTGTCACG CGTCAGCTCAGTGTTTTTTGGTGGCGGGACTCCAAGTCTGGCTCACCCCTCAACCATCGCTGCCGTCCTCGAAACTGTTTCAAAGCTGGCGAGTCTCTCAGATGAGGCCGAAGTCACGCTGGAGGTCAACCCCACCCCGATGGGAATGTCAAGGTTAGAGGACTACCTCAGTGCTGGGGTGAACCGTTTCTCCATTGGGGTGCAG TCCTTGCAGGACGAGGACTTGAAAAGTCTGGGAAGAGACCACAGTTCCCGCGAGGCTTTACAGACTATCGAAGAGGCCAGGAGACTGTGCCCCGGTAGGGTGTCTGTGGATGTCATGTTCGGACGGCCCAAACAGACAGCTGAATCCTGGGTGCATGAGTTGTCTGAGCTGCTGAGGGTGTGTGATGACCACGTGTCTCTGTATCAGCTGACCCTTGAGAGAGGCACGCAACTATTCAAACAGGTGCAGTGCGAACAAGTGACCCTGCCCGATGAAGAAGTGACAGCAGAGATGTACCAGTGTGCCAGGGAGACTCTCCACCAGCATGGCTTTATGCAGTATGAGGTGTCTAATTTCGCAAGACAT AATTCAGTGAGTCGTCACAACTTGGGCTACTGGAAAGGAGAACAGTACATCGGTGTTGGCCCAG GTGCGCACGGGCGGTTTGTTCCTCTGGGGGAGGGAGGTGTTGTACGTGAGGCTCGAACCCAGACTCTGGAGCCTGACGTGTGGATTCGTGAAGTCCAACAGAGGGGACATGGGACGCGGAGGCGCATACAACTGAGCCATCTTGAACT ATTGGAGGAGGTGTTGGCAATGGGAATGAGGATGACAAAGGGCATTAATCACGAG CACTGGGAGTTATTTAGCCCTCAGCTGGGCCTCCGTGAAATCTTTGGTTCATCCATGGATGTCAAAGAGTTGCTGCAGAACAAACAACTGATTCTTGATGACAG GGGTCTGCGTTGTTCCTGGACTGGTCTGGCCTTACTGGACAGCATCCTTCCAATACTGCTGTTGGAGCTGGAAAGGCACATTTCTCCACTCGAGAATCTTTCTCTGTCGGCTGACggaaaaacaaagaagatgTCCGACCCTCGATGA
- the rasd2a gene encoding GTP-binding protein Rhes, translated as MNTTEKFYLPVDGILELFHSFTGHHQTRTAPPALPIFQQVPNISKTGMGFIKTVKGCWRPQDKRVVARRSSSSGNRHVSTDRLRKRSADLPKLGQTKPTNCRRIVVLGAPKSGKTNILRRFLGEEFEENYEPTVEDFYRKLFHIEGEAYQVDLLDAASERDFPAKRRLSILTGDIFLLVFSLDDRGSLDEARELLNEIKVAKAKLKKSNPSARVSVVACGNKADLEAQRAVKRSEVGQILGEDVPFFETSAKNGSGLEGVFRALAVLGGLPAETSPSQHQIVPILTYQSMCIGKRGRWGRFSRGLGEPCAAVDPLARRPNFTSDLRLVLGSSTKHKKPEKCQIQ; from the exons ATGAACACAACTGAGAAGTTTTACCTTCCCGTTGATGGCATCCTCGAACTGTTCCACTCTTTCACCGGGCATCACCAAACACGCACTGCGCCCCCAGCTCTGCCTATATTCCAGCAAGTCCCAAACATATCGAAAACAGGCATGGGTTTCATCAAAACTGTTAAAGGGTGCTGGAGACCACAGGATAAGAGAGTGGTTGCGCGTAGATCGTCAAGTTCTGGCAATCGGCACGTGTCGACCGATCGACTCCGTAAAAGATCTGCAGATCTGCCGAAGTTGGGTCAGACCAAACCCACAAACTGTCGCAGAATAGTTGTGCTTGGGGCGCCCAAATCCGGTAAAACCAACATCCTCCGGCGGTTCTTGGGTGAGGAATTTGAAGAGAATTACGAGCCCACAGTGGAGGACTTCTACCGCAAGCTGTTCCACATAGAAGGGGAGGCATACCAGGTTGATCTCCTGGATGCTGCAAGTGAGAGGGACTTCCCTGCCAAACGGAGACTGTCCATTCTGACAG GTGACATTTTTCTGCTCGTCTTTAGTTTGGATGACAGAGGCTCTTTGGATGAAGCCCGAGAGCTGCTCAATGAAATCAAAGTTGCGAAAGCAAAGTTGAAAAAATCCAACCCTTCAGCGAGAGTGTCAGTCGTGGCATGCGGCAACAAAGCGGACCTGGAGGCACAAAGAGCCGTCAAACGGTCAGAGGTGGGACAAATCCTCGGTGAGGATGTCCCATTCTTTGAAACGTCCGCCAAAAACGGCTCCGGACTGGAGGGTGTGTTCAGAGCTCTGGCCGTTCTCGGCGGGTTGCCTGCGGAGACGAGCCCATCGCAGCATCAGATTGTACCTATCCTCACCTACCAATCAATGTGCATCGGCAAGCGAGGCAGGTGGGGGAGATTTTCGCGGGGACTCGGTGAGCCCTGTGCAGCCGTGGACCCTCTTGCGCGCCGCCCAAACTTCACCAGCGACCTGCGGCTGGTGCTTGGATCAAGCACCAAACACAAGAAACCCGAGAAGTGTCAGATTCAATGA